The following coding sequences lie in one Crassostrea angulata isolate pt1a10 chromosome 10, ASM2561291v2, whole genome shotgun sequence genomic window:
- the LOC128166093 gene encoding adenosine 5'-monophosphoramidase HINT3-like isoform X1 — protein sequence MSTNDSKLHDKCIFCKIANLQDPETRILYQNEEFVVFRDIRPAADHHYLVVTKQHIKDPKHLKGDNLELLERLVATGETVLKNAGGKSEEARFGFHWPPFTSVKHLHLHVIAPVTSMTFMSRLIFREGSYWFVTANWMINRLKSMRNEKTEIPPNSRSSLENTKVLTQEISSTC from the exons ATGTCAACAAACGACAGCAAATTGCACGACAAGTGTATATTTTGTAAGATTGCAAATTTACAGGACCCTGAAACAAGAATATTGTATCAG AATGAGGAGTTTGTGGTGTTTCGAGACATCAGACCAGCAGCTGATCATCATTATCTGGTCGTAACAAAGCAGCACATCAAAGACCCCAAACATCTCAAGGGAGACAACTTGGAACTTT TGGAGCGACTTGTTGCCACAGGTGAGACTGTATTGAAGAATGCTGGAGGGAAGAGTGAAGAAGCAAG ATTTGGGTTCCACTGGCCACCCTTTACGTCCGTAAAACACCTCCATTTACACGTCATCGCCCCAGTGACGTCAATGACCTTTATGTCCAGATTGATATTTCGTGAGGGGTCTTACTGGTTTGTGACG GCTAATTGGATGATAAATCGGTTGAAAAGCATGAGAAACGAAAAGACCGAGATACCGCCAAATAGCAGATCGAGTCTTGAAAATAC aaagGTTTTGACACAGGAAATTAGTTCAACATGCTAG
- the LOC128166093 gene encoding adenosine 5'-monophosphoramidase HINT3-like isoform X2, giving the protein MSTNDSKLHDKCIFCKIANLQDPETRILYQNEEFVVFRDIRPAADHHYLVVTKQHIKDPKHLKGDNLELLERLVATGETVLKNAGGKSEEARFGFHWPPFTSVKHLHLHVIAPVTSMTFMSRLIFREGSYWFVTANWMINRLKSMRNEKTEIPPNSRSSLENT; this is encoded by the exons ATGTCAACAAACGACAGCAAATTGCACGACAAGTGTATATTTTGTAAGATTGCAAATTTACAGGACCCTGAAACAAGAATATTGTATCAG AATGAGGAGTTTGTGGTGTTTCGAGACATCAGACCAGCAGCTGATCATCATTATCTGGTCGTAACAAAGCAGCACATCAAAGACCCCAAACATCTCAAGGGAGACAACTTGGAACTTT TGGAGCGACTTGTTGCCACAGGTGAGACTGTATTGAAGAATGCTGGAGGGAAGAGTGAAGAAGCAAG ATTTGGGTTCCACTGGCCACCCTTTACGTCCGTAAAACACCTCCATTTACACGTCATCGCCCCAGTGACGTCAATGACCTTTATGTCCAGATTGATATTTCGTGAGGGGTCTTACTGGTTTGTGACG GCTAATTGGATGATAAATCGGTTGAAAAGCATGAGAAACGAAAAGACCGAGATACCGCCAAATAGCAGATCGAGTCTTGAAAATACGTGA
- the LOC128168326 gene encoding bone morphogenetic protein 7-like: MKLYYECTFPTVLITVVQLTIVSFAKPASVTTFAGTDHQERTDSHRIEVFKQKILDGLQYKNVPRVTSFNETIAEKRKLIQMYRNYMRKRDRNYPQESEPITGTARMHRYNLRPGNEKASNEKRLKLFVVPELKHPEDHTRERAVSSARLKLFKHTSLATTRTTEVEIKLFNKNQVIDTLVESRTIDLSRDGWEIFDVTQVVQDWIEDPELNNGIEIFVDGLDAGQLVFPSLNITERMSSKSSTNTTIPNVILPILEMKTHERSILKRVKRQNDIERRDCVKGDGESRCCRFTTTIAFSDLGWNDWIIAPPDYEAHYCDGSCPDRFKMANTFAGIQARLHALYPNKFPKPCCVPSKLSPLTILHKDSSGKYQFTDYPDMIVEDCKCA; this comes from the exons ATGAAATTATACTATGAATGTACTTTTCCTACCGTGTTAATAACGGTCGTGCAGTTGACCATCGTAAGTTTCGCCAAGCCCGCCTCTGTGACCACGTTTGCTGGGACTGACCATCAGGAGCGCACTGACTCACACAGAATCGAAGTCTTCAAGCAAAAAATTCTCGATGGTTTGCAGTATAAGAATGTGCCCCGTGTGACTTCATTTAACGAAACAATTGCAGAGAAAAGGAAGTTAATTCAAATGTATAGGAACTACATGCGGAAAAGGGATAGGAATTATCCTCAAGAATCGGAACCGATCACGGGAACTGCCAGAATGCATCGCTATAACCTTAGGCCAG gaAATGAAAAGGCGTCCAACGAAAAGAGATTGAAACTATTTGTCGTACCTGAATTGAAACACCCAGAGGATCATACAAGGGAGAGAGCTGTATCTAGTGCAAGACTAAAACTGTTCAAGCATACGTCTCTCGCTACAACACGCACAACCGAAGTAGAAATCAAACTTTTTAACAAGAACCAAGTAATAGACACGCTAGTCGAATCCAGAACAATAGATTTAAGTAGAGACGGATGGGAAATATTTGATGTTACCCAAGTCGTTCAAGACTGGATCGAAGATCCGGAACTTAATAAtggaattgaaatttttgttgatgGACTTGATGCTGGTCAATTAGTCTTTCCATCACTTAACATTACGGAACGAATGAGCTCAAAATCTTCTACTAATACAACAATCCCCAATGTCATACTACCtattttagaaatgaaaactCATGAACGTTCGATTTTGAAACGAGTGAAAAGACAAAACGATATAGAAAGAAGAGATTGTGTTAAAGGCGATGGAGAAAGTAGGTGCTGTCGCTTTACTACAACTATTGCATTTAGTGATCTGGGCTGGAATGACTGGATTATAGCTCCACCCGATTACGAGGCGCATTATTGCGACGGAAGTTGTCCCGACCGGTTTAAAATGGCCAATACATTTGCGGGGATTCAGGCTAGACTCCACGCTCTTTATCCAAACAAATTCCCCAAACCTTGTTGCGTTCCATCCAAACTAAGTCCACTCACTATACTGCATAAAGACAGCAGTGGCAAATATCAGTTCACGGATTATCCTGATATGATCGTAGAGGACTGCAAGTGCGCATGA